A single genomic interval of Nerophis ophidion isolate RoL-2023_Sa linkage group LG11, RoL_Noph_v1.0, whole genome shotgun sequence harbors:
- the pafah1b3 gene encoding platelet-activating factor acetylhydrolase IB subunit gamma: protein MSAEERNPAATPTACQDTQGDGRWMSLHNRFLSDSKDKEPEVLFVGDFLVQLMHQFGVWRELFSPLHALNFGLGGDATQNVIWRLSNGELDHISPKIVVLWVGTQNHGHTAEQICGGILEIVQVVKNKLPHAQTLILGLLPRGKSPNPLRERNTKVNRLVREAVASLPHASFLDVDPGFVHSNGSISHQDMYDYLHLTPQAYQVVCEPLHAHLKSMLDKSADN from the exons ATGAGCGCCGAGGAGCGGAACCCAGCTGCCACACCCACTGCCTGCCAGGACACCCAAGGAGATGGACGCTGGATGTCTCTG CACAATCGCTTTTTGTCCGACAGCAAAGATAAAGAACCTGAAGTCCTCTTCGTTGGAGACTTTCTCGTGCAGCTCATGCATCAGTTTGGC GTGTGGCGTGAGTTGTTCTCCCCGCTCCACGCTCTGAATTTCGGCCTGGGTGGCGACGCGACCCAGAATGTGATCTGGAGACTGAGCAACGGCGAACTGGACCACATCAGCCCCAAG ATCGTCGTGCTCTGGGTGGGCACCCAAAACCACGGTCACACCGCCGAGCAGATCTGTGGAGGCATCTTGGAAATTGTCCAAGTCGTCAAGAACAAGCTTCCACACGCTCAAACGCTCATACTT GGACTACTACCACGAGGTAAATCTCCAAACCCGCTGAGGGAGCGCAACACCAAGGTGAACAGACTGGTGCGGGAAGCCGTGGCCTCCCTGCCTCACGCCTCCTTCCTGGACGTGGACCCGGGTTTTGTCCACTCCAACGGCAGCATCTCCCACCAGGACATGTACGATTACCTCCACCTGACCCCCCAGGCCTACCAGGTCGTGTGCGAGCCCCTGCACGCTCACCTCAAGTCCATGCTGGACAAGTCTGCTGACAACTAA